In Panthera tigris isolate Pti1 chromosome C1, P.tigris_Pti1_mat1.1, whole genome shotgun sequence, the following proteins share a genomic window:
- the SSB gene encoding lupus La protein, which translates to MAENGDNEKMAALEAKICHQIEYYFGDFNLPRDKFLKEQIKLDEGWVPLEIMIKFNRLNRLTTDFNVIVEALSKSKAELMEISEDKTKIRRSPSKPLPEVTDEYKNDVKNRSVYIKGFPTDATLDDIKEWLEDKGQVLNIQMRRTLHKAFKGSIFVVFESIESAKKFVDTPGQKYKDTDLLILFKEDYFAKKNEERKQNKVEAKLRAKQEQEEKQKLAEHAEMKSLEEKIGCLLKFSGELDDQTCREDLHILFSSHGEIKWIDFVRGAKEGIILFKEKAKEALDKAKDANNGNLQLRNKEVTWEVLEGDVEKEALKKIIEDQQESLNKWKSKGRRFKGKGKGNKAAQTGSAKGKVQFQGKKTKFDSDDEHDQNGASGPAKRAREETDKEEEPALKQQKTENGAGDQ; encoded by the exons ATGGCTGAAAATGGTGATAATGAAAAAATGGCTGCTCTCGAGGCCAAAATCTGTCATCAAATTGAG TATTATTTTGGTGACTTCAATTTGCCACGggacaaatttttaaaggaacagaTTAAACTGGATGAAGGCTGGGTACCTTTGGAGataatgataaaattcaatag GTTAAACCGTCTAACAACAGACTTTAATGTGATAGTAGAAGCATTGAGCAAATCAAAGGCTGAACTCATGGAAATAAGTGAAGATAAAACTAAAATCAGAAGATCTCCAAGCAAACCCCTCCCTGAAGTGACTGATGAATATAAGAATGATGTAAAAAACAGATCTGTGTATATT AAAGGCTTCCCAACTGATGCAACCCTTGATGACATAAAAGAATGGTTAGAAGATAAAGGTCAAGTACTAAATATTCAGATGAGAAGAACATTGCACAAAGCATTTAAG GGATCAATATTTGTTGTGTTTGAGAGTATTGAATCTGCTAAGAAGTTTGTTGACACCCCTGGACAGAAGTATAAAGACACAGACTTGCTAATACTTTTCAA GGAAGattactttgcaaaaaaaaatgaagaaagaaagcaaaataaagtggAAGCTAAATTACGAGCTAAACA agagcaagaagaaaaacaaaagttagcaGAACATGCTGAAATG aAATCTCTAGAAGAGAAGATTGGCTGCTTGCTGAAGTTTTCAGGGGAGTTAGATGATCAGACCTGTAGAGAGGATTTGCACATCCTTTTCTCAAGTCATGGTGAAATAAAATGGATAGACTTTGTCAGAGGAGCAAAAGAG gggataattctttttaaagaaaaagctaagGAAGCACTGGATAAAGCCAAAGATGCAAATAATGGTAACCTACAATTAAGGAACAAAGAAGTGACGTGGGAAGTACTAGAAGGAGATGTGGAAAAAgaagcattgaaaaaaatcatagaagatcAACAAGAATCTCTAAACAAATGGAAGTCAAAAG GTCGCAGatttaaaggaaagggaaagggaaataaagctGCCCAGACTGGGTCAGCTAAAGGAAAAGTACAGTTTCagggcaagaaaacaaaatttgataGTGATGATGAACACGATCAAAATGGTGCATCCG GACCAgcaaaaagagcaagagaagaaacagacaaagaaGAGGAACCTgcattaaaacaacagaaaacagaaaatggtgCTGGAGACCAGtag
- the METTL5 gene encoding rRNA N6-adenosine-methyltransferase METTL5 isoform X1 has product MKKLRLKELESRLQQVDGFEKPKLLLEQYPTRPHIAACMLYTIHNTYDDIENKVVADLGCGCGVLSIGTAMLGAGLCVGFDIDEDALEIFNRNVEEFELTNVDMVQCDVCSLSKRMSKSFDTVIMNPPFGTKNNKGTDMAFLKTALEMARTAVYSLHKSSTRDHIQKKATEWKIKIDIIAELRYDLPASYKFHKKKSVDIEVDLIRFSF; this is encoded by the exons atgaagaaattaaggcttAAGGAACTAGAAAGTCGCCTGCAACAAGTGGATGGATTCGAAAAGCCCAAGCTACTTCTAGAACAGTATCCTACCAGGCCGCACATTGCAG cGTGTATGCTCTATACAATCCATAATACATATGATGACATTGAAAATAAAGTGGTTGCAGATCTAGGATGTGGTTGTGGAGTTCTTAGCATCGGAACTGCAATGTTAGGAGCTGG GCTGTGTGTTGGATTTGACATAGATGAAGATGCATTGGAAATATTTAATAGGAATGTGGAGGAGTTTGAGTTAACAAATGTTGACATGGTTCAGTGTGATGTGTGCTCATTATCTAAAAGAATGTCCAAGTCATTTGATACAGTAATTATGAATCCTCCCTTTGGgaccaaaaataataaag GGACAGATATGGCATTTCTGAAGACTGCATTGGAAATGGCAAGAACAGCAGTGTACTCTTTACACAAATCCTCCACTAGAGAT CATATTCAAAAGAAAGCTACAGAATGGAAAATCAAGATAGATATTATTGCAG AGTTGCGATATGACCTGCCAGCATCATAcaaatttcataaaaagaaatca GTGGATATTGAAGTGGACCTAAttcggttttctttttaa
- the METTL5 gene encoding rRNA N6-adenosine-methyltransferase METTL5 isoform X2, with translation MKKLRLKELESRLQQVDGFEKPKLLLEQYPTRPHIAACMLYTIHNTYDDIENKVVADLGCGCGVLSIGTAMLGAGLCVGFDIDEDALEIFNRNVEEFELTNVDMVQCDVCSLSKRMSKSFDTVIMNPPFGTKNNKGTDMAFLKTALEMARTAVYSLHKSSTRDSCDMTCQHHTNFIKRNQWILKWT, from the exons atgaagaaattaaggcttAAGGAACTAGAAAGTCGCCTGCAACAAGTGGATGGATTCGAAAAGCCCAAGCTACTTCTAGAACAGTATCCTACCAGGCCGCACATTGCAG cGTGTATGCTCTATACAATCCATAATACATATGATGACATTGAAAATAAAGTGGTTGCAGATCTAGGATGTGGTTGTGGAGTTCTTAGCATCGGAACTGCAATGTTAGGAGCTGG GCTGTGTGTTGGATTTGACATAGATGAAGATGCATTGGAAATATTTAATAGGAATGTGGAGGAGTTTGAGTTAACAAATGTTGACATGGTTCAGTGTGATGTGTGCTCATTATCTAAAAGAATGTCCAAGTCATTTGATACAGTAATTATGAATCCTCCCTTTGGgaccaaaaataataaag GGACAGATATGGCATTTCTGAAGACTGCATTGGAAATGGCAAGAACAGCAGTGTACTCTTTACACAAATCCTCCACTAGAGAT AGTTGCGATATGACCTGCCAGCATCATAcaaatttcataaaaagaaatca GTGGATATTGAAGTGGACCTAA